In one window of Xiphophorus hellerii strain 12219 chromosome 23, Xiphophorus_hellerii-4.1, whole genome shotgun sequence DNA:
- the c1galt1c1 gene encoding C1GALT1-specific chaperone 1 → MLSEGGSFMKGMVVGGIFCLVLSLLGSFSPVTESKTDGNDHHHHHVKAASKDELQQLSDSRLQELNDQLQVYCVVMVQPKSLVYWATALDTWTKHCDKAEFYTSEASKALEAIDLNEKDDWARLRKALKHAYENAGNIRWFFVAQPNTFAIIENLKYLVLTKDPEQPFYLGKAVKSGELEYVELNSGIVLSYEALKRLVNVFQEEEKCPERGRQLWKLSDDKQLAVCLKFTGVFAENGEDVHGKGLFNSKTVDSLISESMKQNPSNVVEGCCSDLAITFSGLSTNQMQVMMFGVYRLRPYGHDFHDLLTFFPPKGSDND, encoded by the coding sequence ATGTTGTCGGAGGGAGGCTCGTTCATGAAGGGGATGGTGGTGGGCGGCATCTTCTGCTTGGTGCTGTCGCTGCTGGGCAGCTTCAGCCCCGTCACAGAGTCCAAGACGGATGGCAACGACCACCATCATCACCACGTCAAGGCTGCGAGCAAAGACGAGCTCCAGCAACTCTCTGACAGCCGGCTGCAGGAGCTGAACGACCAACTCCAGGTCTACTGCGTCGTCATGGTGCAGCCCAAAAGCCTCGTCTACTGGGCCACGGCGCTGGACACCTGGACCAAGCACTGCGACAAGGCCGAGTTTTACACCTCAGAGGCCTCCAAGGCGCTGGAGGCCATAGATCTGAACGAGAAGGACGACTGGGCCAGGTTGCGTAAAGCTCTGAAGCACGCCTACGAGAACGCCGGGAACATCCGCTGGTTCTTTGTGGCTCAGCCCAACACCTTCGCCATCATCGAGAACCTCAAGTACCTGGTGCTCACCAAAGACCCGGAGCAGCCGTTCTACCTGGGGAAGGCGGTGAAGTCCGGGGAACTGGAGTACGTCGAGTTGAACAGCGGCATCGTCCTCAGCTACGAGGCCCTGAAGAGGCTGGTGAATGTCTTCCAGGAAGAGGAAAAGTGTCCGGAGAGAGGACGGCAGCTGTGGAAGCTGAGCGACGACAAGCAGCTCGCCGTGTGCCTGAAGTTCACCGGAGTGTTTGCAGAGAACGGAGAGGACGTCCACGGGAAGGGCCTGTTCAACAGCAAGACGGTGGACAGCTTGATATCGGAAAGCATGAAGCAGAACCCCAGCAACGTGGTGGAGGGCTGCTGCTCCGACCTGGCCATCACCTTCAGCGGCCTGTCCACCAACCAGATGCAGGTCATGATGTTCGGAGTTTACAGACTCCGTCCCTACGGACACGACTTCCACGACTTATTGACATTTTTCCCTCCCAAAGGCTCAGACAATGACTAG
- the mcts1 gene encoding malignant T-cell-amplified sequence 1: protein MFKKFDEKENVSNCIQLKTSVIKGIRNQLLEQFPDIEPWLNQIMPKKDPVKIVRCHEHIEILTVNGELLFFRQREGPFYPTLRLLHKYPFILPHQQVDKGAIKFVLSGANIMCPGLTSPGAKLYPAAADTVVAIMAEGKQHALCVGVMKMSAENIEKVNKGIGIENVHYLNDGLWHMKTYK from the exons ATGTTTAAAAA atttgatgagaaggaaaatgtgtcGAACTGCATCCAGCTGAAAACATCGGTGATCAAAGGCATCAGAAATCAGCTGCTGGAACAGTTCCCCGACATCGAGCCATGGCTCAATCAAATAATGCCAAAAAAGGACCCAGTTAAAATAGTGAGATG CCATGAACACATTGAAATCCTGACAGTGAACGGAGAACTGCTTTTCTTCAGACAGAGGGAAGGACCTTTCTATCCAACCCTCAGGCTGCTCCATAAAT ATCCTTTTATTCTTCCACACCAGCAAGTGGACAAAGGAGCCATAAAGTTTGTGTTGAGTGGAGCGAATATCATGTGTCCCGGACTCACCTCACCTGGTGCCAAACTCTACCCTGCCGCTGCCGACACAGTAGTT GCGATCATGGCAGAGGGGAAGCAACATGCGCTCTGTGTTGGTGTAATGAAGATGTCGGCTGAAAACAT AGAAAAAGTCAACAAGGGAATCGGAATCGAGAACGTTCACTATCTGAACGACGGTTTGTGGCACATGAAGACGTACAAATGA